A DNA window from Vigna unguiculata cultivar IT97K-499-35 chromosome 10, ASM411807v1, whole genome shotgun sequence contains the following coding sequences:
- the LOC114165618 gene encoding uncharacterized protein LOC114165618 — protein sequence MEPMPTPQSILSSDLDCGHVDRVFIIRYWKDLGAKWTVVDYQSNVHHVTYNMDIHTPMITQGWNQLRSFYGDQSDKLVVFKYVGNSSFVIHVSKRSANTGIKTKFLNNVAIRRPLFMSNLIHFTVELSTYYCQASDLYLKKEFATYFQNSGLSSVVLHGPRGKVECKLIIRRRSVKIGSGWKDFCALHQLSVQDHPELFFEVESQRTSRDIKVLYPLFWF from the exons ATGGAACCCATGCCCACACCACAATCCATACTTTCTTCAGATCTG GACTGTGGACACGTCGACCGAGTCTTCATCATACGCTATTGGAAGGACCTTGGTGCTAAATGGACTGTTGTGGATTACCAAAGTAATGTTCACCATGTTACTTACAACATGGATATTCACACTCCAATGATTACTCAAGGCTGGAACCAACTAAGATCTTTCTATGGAGATCAGTCAGACAAGTTGGTTGTGTTCAAATACGTGGGAAATTCATCTTTCGTAATCCACGTCTCTAAACGTTCTGCAAACACAGGAATCAAGACCAAGTTCCTCAACAATGTTGCCATACGTCGTCCTCTCTTTATGTCGAACTTAATCCATTTTACTGTTGAACTATCCACATACTACTGTCAAGCAAGCGACCTG TATTTGAAGAAAGAATTTGCTACTTATTTTCAAAACAGTGGACTTTCTTCTGTTGTTTTACATGGACCCCGGGGCAAGGTCGAGtgtaaattgataataagacgTAGGTCTGTTAAGATAGGATCTGGCTGGAAAGACTTTTGTGCTCTTCATCAACTCTCTGTACAGGATCACCCtgaattattttttgaagttgaaagtCAAAGAACAAGCAGAGATATCAAAGTTCTTTATCCACTTTTTTGGTTTTaa
- the LOC114165619 gene encoding replication factor A protein 1-like, translated as MSLSELQKQTQNVSQVTPEKENWNIIVRVIRSWFVPDFTKQRCPFSMELVIQDKEGSKIHASIRRTLIYKFQTKISEGDVYAIQNFSVAPNSGIYRTTHHPYKINFQFGTKVSLLDGNLVPDVKPQYTPLSLLTTTRFDTDYLVDVLGLLVGVGTERELQVDGKTTKLNVIAIEADGFRIECTLFGIYVDELNVFLSSGEVQNCAISIEFAKVKTFQDKVQLQNCKFCTRIKYNVNFKEASELKSRMIENNESPSQGLTQLSQTSKNTVEEDFLTVTPRTTIQGLKDCKEVATFILFGTINHILDEDDWWYTACVCNKVVYPDSKMFFCEKCNKHVIKVFPRYRIKVRVIDSSDSITFVLFDRDATTLFKKTCADMLESHDKMNGCGNFPKEFEELVNKSLLFKVESRNDQTFKLEQSFRVKKICLDDDIIEKFNDSSLKSV; from the exons ATGTCTCTCTCTGAACTTCAAAAGCAAACTCAAAATGTAAGCCAAGTTACTCCAGAAAAGGAGAACTGGAATATCATTGTTAGGGTGATACGTTCATGGTTCGTTCCAGATTTCACTAAACAGAGGTGTCCTTTTTCCATGGAGTTGGTTATTCAAGACAAAGAG GGTTCTAAAATACATGCTTCCATCAGACGTACTCTAATTTACAAATTCCAGACTAAAATTTCTGAAGGTGATGTTTATGCCATACAAAATTTCAGTGTTGCTCCAAATTCTGGAATTTACAGAACTACGCACCACCCTTATAAGATTAATTTCCAGTTTGGTACCAAAGTTAGTTTGCTTGATGGTAACTTGGTTCCTGATGTGAAACCACAATACACACCTTTGTCATTATTGACAACCACTAGATTCGATACTGATTATTTAGTTg atGTATTGGGATTACTGGTCGGAGTGGGTACTGAAAGAGAATTGCAAGTTGAtggaaagacaacaaaattaaatgtcattGCAATAGAAGCTGATGG GTTTCGAATAGAATGTACtttgtttggtatttatgtcGATGAACTGAATGTATTTCTTTCAAGTGGAGAAGTACAAAATTGTGCTATAAGTATAGAATTTGCGAAAGTCAAAACTTTTCAAG ataagGTTCAACTTCAAAATTGCAAGTTCTGCACTAGGATTAAGTACAATGTTAACTTCAAGGAGGCATCTGAACTTAAATCAAG GATGATTGAGAACAATGAATCTCCCTCTCAAGGATTAACGCAGCTGTCTCAGACTTCCAAAAATACTGTGGAAGAAGACTTTTTAACTGTTACACCTAGGACGACTATTCAAGGTCTTAAAGATTGTAAAGAG gTTGCAACTTTCATATTGTTTGGAACCATTAACCATATCTTGGATGAGGATGACTGGTGGTATACGGCTTGTGTTTGCAACAAAGTTGTTTATCCAGATTCAAAGATGTTCTTTTGCGAGAAGTGTAACAAGCATGTTATAAAAGTCTTTCCAAG atATAGGATTAAGGTTCGAGTTATTGACTCATCCGATTCCATCacatttgttctgtttgataGGGATGCAACCACCCTTTTCAAAAAAACCTGTGCTGATATGTTAGAGTCTCATGATAAG ATGAATGGTTGTGGGAATTTTCCTAAGGAGTTTGAAGAATTAGTTAATAAAAGTCTGCTGTTTAAAGTTGAAAGTAGGAACGATCAAACTTTCAAACTTGAACAATCTTTCAGAGTGAAGAAAATATGTCTTGATGATGATATAATTGAGAAGTTCAATGATTCTTCGTTGAAATCTGTG
- the LOC114167538 gene encoding uncharacterized protein LOC114167538, with protein MALLIHSPEISVALQIAPNPNPRLSKVHSFKPHTKTTRIGSARGVRISCKVKDCPVLDLGLDENVNSYGQFSAPVKPESKQSKEEEEEKQNYHVNVGYAIRTLREDFPDLFYRELSFDIYRDDIVFKDPMNTFIGIENYKSIFWALRFHGKIFFKALWVDISSVWQPVENVIMVRWTVHGIPRVLWESRGRFDGTSEYKLDKQGKIFEHRVDNIATNSPHRFKVLSVAELIQSIGCPSTARPTYFETSSHPERT; from the exons atGGCCCTTCTAATCCACTCCCCGGAAATATCTGTTGCTCTCCAAATTGCcccaaaccctaaccctaggcTGAGCAAAGTCCACAGCTTCAAACCCCACACAAAGACCACAAGGATTGGGTCAGCGCGCGGAGTGAGAATTTCTTGCAAAGTGAAAGATTGTCCAGTTCTGGATTTGGGTTTGGATGAAAACGTGAATTCATACGGTCAATTTTCGGCTCCTGTGAAGCCAGAGTCGAAGCAGAgcaaagaggaagaagaagagaagcaGAATTACCATGTTAATGTGGGATATGCTATTCGAACTTTGAGGGAGGATTTCCCTGATCTCTTCTACAGGGAACTTAGCTTTGACATCTACAG GGATGATATTGTGTTTAAGGATCCAATGAACACGTTCATTGGTATTGAGAATTACAAATCCATATTCTGGGCACTACGATTCCATGGCAAGATATTTTTCAAAGCTTTGTGGGTTGACATAAGTAGTGTATGGCAGCCTGTGGAGAACGTCATCATGGTTCGCTGGACTGTTCATGGGATCCCACGAGTTCTATGGGAAAGCCGTGGTAGGTTTGATGGAACTTCTGAGTATAAACTTGACAAGCAGGGCAAGATTTTCGAACACAGGGTTGACAACATTGCTACCAATTCACCTCATCGGTTCAAAGTGTTGAGTGTAGCAGAGTTAATTCAATCTATTGGCTGCCCCTCAACAGCAAGACCTACCTATTTTGAAACTTCTTCACATCCCGAGAGAACGTAA
- the LOC114165621 gene encoding uncharacterized protein LOC114165621, which yields MENNFNQEQVVNTMSRYQFCIIHLEDEVVGFVDRAFAILYDHDLQCQWTLTDEEGNRHVVTYNKNLQKPMVIGGWNDLREFYELHDNHSIYFGYVGHSCFHITVFPSKCKPLSIGRFLKRLQADEPLFNGPKLHFCIFLNPNQCHASHLDLPSDFGNYLRQGRFKYILLHGPREIVKCKLLLRNHPKKSNKIGSGWKEFCTAHGFDQPIDLVFEIDQMKSNQNVKVLTYLFHMFSAEMEENDCKNARLRRKLVLQQRFNADYKEQNARKKTKIANHCSQILSNSIHRSYVQNNYNCSASATSGVQNHSYSVSNNKVVKYPFQVIQSLQNRFNLHDETTTEQHCSDTRNDDSTRTTYEGDSTSTTITNELYCKGELQELLNIGDPCLECQYCQAQLWYEERAEKSNTSKEVQFSLCCQKGKVQIPLLKKPPDLLEGLLNGVDRRSKSFLQNIRLYNSMFSFTSIGGKIDTLMNNGSAPPQFILNGQNYHRIGSLLPERGSKPKFAQLYIYDTENELSNRLKHFRSNSKESDLDQSLVADLIQMIDTHNVLAKSFRRVRELSLQHMESDFTLRLFRGRNKDPRVYNTPSCDEIAALIVGDFGNLDVGRDIIVKKFSGELTRLHETHTAFIPLQYPLMFPYGEDGYQEDIPIRESHSRSQSKVRIRISLREFIAFRIQQRSIEPGNIVNACRLFQQFLVDCYTMVEAQRLSFIRANQKLIRCDILNGLQEDVNRGETDPSLIGRRIVLPASFTGGTRYMFNNCQDAMAICKKFGYPDLFITITCNVNWSEIRDFVLPKGLSPSDRPDIVCRVFKMKLDEMMTDFRKKDFFGKTTAGMYTVEFQKRGLPHAHILLWLDGESKLKNSTDIDKVISAELPNADLYPKLEKVVASYMIHGPCGPARYTSPCMKEGRWSKFYPKIFTSSTSIDEDGYPCYRRLDNGRFVEKNGIKLDNRSVVPYNPPLLMRYQAHVNTEYCNKTNSIKYLFKYVNKGPDRATLKISNNSAQRDKETIIDEIKRYYDCRYLSPCEAAWRIFAFDIHHRWPPVQRLTFHLPGQQSTLFKDNDDINVICNRYENANTMFLAWFEANKVYTEGKELTYSEFPSKFVWFAKEKEWKPRKKGYNIGRLTYIPPGSRELYYLRILLTIQKGCIDYESIKTIDGKFYETYQDACYALGLLADDKEYIDAIKEASEFASGYELRRLFVTLLSMNTISKPDIVWNSTWTILCDGILYQKRKEMRLPALQIETAELQKICLMEIQEMLMSNGRCLKDYPSLPQLDISDVHTFNNRFIVDELQYNKEDMAKEHDILLKALNDEQMHVYQDIMTAVVSNKGGFFFLYGYGGTGKTFMWKTLSAALRSKGMIVLNVASSGIASLLLPGGKTAHSTFCIPLLINDESTCNIAQGTLRAKLLMATNLIIWDEAPMMNRMCFEAFDRTLRDIMRNVDDANNDKPFGGKEVVLGGDFRQILPVIKKGSRFDIIKSAINYSELWNCCKVLKLSKNMRLSTTTNNQTANDIKEFADWILKIGDGQMDVNENGECMVEIPEELLIINTDVPLLSLVEFVYPQFVVNMMNPNYFDDGAILCPTNDSVEQVNDFMLSLLGGEEVTYLSSDTPCQSDEQDEVQSEWFTSEFLNDIKCSGIPNHKLKLKTGVPIMLLRNIDQAKGLCNGTRLQVNHLGKNVISATVITGKNIGDKIFIPRMDLVPSDSGLPFKFQRIQFPISLCFAMTINKSQGQTLSRVGLYLPQPVFTHGQLYVAISRVKTKRGLKILILDENGNITNTTKNVVYKEIFETL from the exons ATGGAGAACAACTTCAACCAAGAACAAGTTGTTAATACAATGAGTAGGTACCAGTTCTGTATTATCCACCTTGAGGATGAG GTTGTTGGGTTTGTGGATCGTGCATTCGCCATTCTTTATGATCACGATCTTCAATGTCAATGGACTTTAACAGATGAAGAAGGCAATAGACATGTCGTCACTTATAACAAGAATTTACAGAAACCAATGGTAATAGGAGGATGGAATGATTTAAGGGAATTTTATGAACTACACGATAACCACAgtatttattttggatatgtTGGTCATTCTTGCTTCCACATCACTGTTTTTCCaagtaaatgcaaacctttaTCTATTGGACGTTTTCTTAAAAGACTTCAAGCAGATGAACCACTTTTCAATGGACCGAAGTTGCATTTTTGCATATTTCTGAATCCAAACCAATGCCATGCTAGCCATCTG GATTTGCCTTCTGATTTTGGCAATTATCTTCGTCAAGGAAGATTTAAATACATTCTTCTTCATGGACCTCGCGAAATAGTCAAGTGCAAACTACTCTTGAGAAATCATCCAAAGAAGTCTAACAAAATAGGAAGTGGGTGGAAGGAATTTTGTACTGCTCATGGATTTGATCAACCTATTGACTTGGTGTTTGAAATTGATCAGATGAAAAGCAATCAGAATGTCAAAGTGCTTACATATT TATTCCATATGTTTTCTGCTGAAATGGAGGAAAACGATTGTAAAAATGCAAGGCTGAGGAGGAAGTTGGTGCTACAACAAAGGTTTAATGCAG ATTACAAAGAACAGAATGcaaggaaaaaaacaaaaatcgcCAACCATTGTTctcaaa TTCTCAGCAATAGCATTCACAGAAGTTAtgtacaaaataattacaattgcAGTGCAA GTGCCACATCTGGAGTTCAAAATCATTCATATTCTGTCTCTAACaataaagttgtcaaatatCCTTTTCAAGTCATACAATCACTTCAAAACAGATTCAATCTTCATGATGAAACAACAACAGAACAACATTGTTCAGACACAAgaaatgatgattcaacaagaaCAACATATGAAG GAGATAGTACAAGTACTACAATTACAAACGAATTGTATTGCAAAGGAGAGTTACAAG aaCTACTCAATATTGGAGATCCTTGCTTGGAATGCCAATACTGTCAAGCTCAACTGTGGTATGAAGAAAGAGCAGAAAAAAGTAACACATCAAAGGAAGTTCAATTTTCATTATGTTGCCAAAAGGGAAAAGTACAAAttccactactaaaaaaacCACCTGATCTTCTTGAAGGTTTGTTAAATGGTGTAGATCGTAGAAGCAAATCATTTTTACAGAATATAAGACTCTACAATAGCATGTTTTCATTTACTTCAATTGGTGGTAAGATAGATACTTTAATGAACAATGGTTCTGCTCCACCACAATTTATTCTTAATGGTCAGAACTATCATCGTATTGGAAGTTTATTGCCAGAACGTGGATCAAAGCCAAAGTTTGCACAACTTTACATATATGACACCGAAAATGAATTGAGTAACAGACTAAAGCATTTCAG gTCTAACAGCAAGGAATCTGATCTAGATCAATCATTGGTTGCTGATTTGATTCAAATGATTGACACTCACAATGTTCTTGCGAAATCTTTCAGAAGAGTAAGAGAATTGTCACTGCAACATATGGAATCAGATTTCACACTAAGACTATTTAGAGGCAGAAACAAAGACCCTAGAGTATACAACACACCTTCATGTGATGAAATAGCTGCTCTAATAGTTGGTGATTTTGGCAATCTGGATGTAGGCAGAGATATCATTGTCAAGAAATTTTCTGGTGAATTAACAAGACTGCATGAAACTCACACAGCTTTCATTCCACTTCAGTATCCTCTAATGTTTCCATATGGAGAAGATGGTTATCAAGAAGATATTCCAATCAGAGAGTCTCATTCAAGAAGTCAATCCAAGGTTAGAATTAGAATTTCGTTGCGAGAATTTATTGCATTTAGAATACAACAAAGATCTATAGAACCTGGAAATATTGTGAATGCATGTAGATTATTCCAACAGTTTTTGGTTGATTGTTATACAATGGTAGAAGCACAACGACTGTCGTTCATTAGAGCTAATCAAAAGTTAATTCGTTGTGATATTCTTAATGGATTACAAGAGGATGTTAATAGAGGAGAGACAGATCCTTCTTTAATTGGAAGACGTATTGTACTGCCTGCTTCATTCACTGGTGGTACAAGATACATGTTCAACAATTGTCAAGATGCTATGGCTATTTGTAAAAAGTTTGGCTATCCTGATTTGTTCATTACTATAACATGCAATGTCAATTGGAGCGAAATAAGAGACTTTGTTTTACCAAAAGGGTTGTCACCATCAGATAGACCTGATATTGTATGTAGAGTATTCAAAATGAAGCTGGATGAAATGATGACAGATTTCAGAAAAAAGGACTTCTTTGGAAAAACCACTGCAG GAATGTACACAGTAGAATTTCAAAAGAGAGGTTTACCTCATGCACATATACTTTTATGGTTGGATGGAGAAAGCAAATTGAAAAATTCAACTgatattgataaagtaatatCAGCTGAATTGCCCAATGCGGATTTGTATCCAAAATTGGAAAAAGTTGTAGCAAGTTACATGATTCATGGACCATGCGGACCTGCGAGATATACTTCACCATGCATGAAAGAAGGAAGATGGTCCAAATTTTATCCTAAAATATTCACATCTTCAACTTCTATTGATGAAGATGGATATCCATGCTATAGAAGACTTGATAATGGTAGATTTGTTGAGAAGAATGGAATTAAGCTGGACAACAGAAGTGTTGTTCCTTACAATCCACCACTTCTAATGAGGTATCAAGCTCACGTGAATACAGAGTATTGCAACAAGaccaattcaataaaatatttgttcaaatatgtcaaCAAGGGTCCTGACAGAGCTACTCTTaaaataagcaacaactctGCACAACGTGACAAAGAAACCATTATTGATGAGATCAAGAGGTATTATGATTGTAGGTATCTATCACCATGTGAAGCAGCTTGGCGAATATTTGCTTTTGACATCCATCACAGATGGCCTCCTGTTCAGAGATTGACATTCCATCTTCCTGGACAACAATCAACTTTGTTTAAAGATAATGATGATATTAATGTGATCTGCAACAG GTACGAAAATGCTAACACAATgtttctagcttggtttgaGGCTAACAAAGTTTATACAGAAGGAAAAGAATTGACTTATTCTGAATTTCCAAGCAAATTTGTGTGGTTtgctaaagaaaaagaatggaaaccaaggaagaaaggCTACAACATTGGTAGACTTACTTATATTCCTCCAGGCTCTAGAGAACTTTATTATTTGAGGATATTACTGACAATTcaaaaaggttgtattgatTATGAAAGCATAAAGACCATTGATGGGAAATTTTATGAAACATACCAAGATGCTTGCTATGCTTTGGGATTGTTGGCAGACGATAAagaatatattgatgcaatcaAAGAAGCAAGTGAATTTGCTTCGGGGTATGAACTTAGAAgattatttgttactttgttgTCCATGAATACAATTTCTAAACCAGATATAGTTTGGAATTCTACATGGACTATCTTGTGTGATGGAATTTTGTACCaaaagagaaaggaaatgaGATTACCAG ctcttcaaattgagactgctgaattacaaaaaatatgtcTCATGGAAATACAAGAAATGCTAATGTCAAATGGTAGATGTTTGAAAGATTATCCTTCATTACCTCAACTTGATATTTCAGATGTACATACATTCAATAACAGATTTATTGTTGATGAGCTGCAATACAATAAAGAAGACATGGCAAAAGAACATGATATTTTGCTTAAAGCACTGAATGATGAACAAATGCATGTATATCAGGATATCATGACAGCAGTTGTTTCAAACAAGGGaggattcttctttttatatggCTATGGTGGTACAGGTAAAACGTTTatgtggaagacattgtcagcTGCTCTAAGAAGTAAGGGCATGATTGTTTTGAACGTAGCATCAAGTGGAATTGCTTCTTTACTACTTCCTGGTGGAAAAACAGCACACTCTACCTTCTGCATCCCACTGTTAATTAATGATGAATCAACTTGCAACATAGCGCAAGGTACTCTCCGTGCTAAACTTCTGATGGCAACCAATTTAATTAtctgggatgaagcaccaatgatgaatagaatgtgctttgaggcatttgatagaacactaagagatattatgcgaaatgttgatgatgccaataatgacaaaccatttggtggCAAAGAAGTTGTCTTGGGAGGTGACTTCAGACAAATTCTACCCGTTATAAAGAAAGGATCTAGGtttgatatcatcaaatcaGCCATCAACTATTCAGAGTTATGGAATTGTTGTAAAGTGCTCAAACTGTCCAAGAACATGAGATTAAGTACTACAACAAACAATCAAACAGCCAATGATATCAaagaatttgctgattggatattgAAAATTGGAGATGGCCAAATGGATgtaaatgagaatggtgagtgCATGGTAGAAATTCCAGAAGAGCTGCTTATTATAAATACAGATGTACCTTTATTGTCATTGGTTGAATTTGTTTATCCTCAATTTGTGGTTAACATGATGAATccaaattattttgatgatggagcAATCTTGTGCCCAACTAATGATTCTGTAGAGCAAGTCAATGATTTCATGTTGTCTTTATTAGGTGGTGAAGAGGTGACTTATTTAAGTTCAGATACACCTTGCCAATCTGATGAACAAGATGAAGTTCAATCTGAATGGTTTACAtctgaatttttaaatgatatcaaatgttcagGGATACCAAATCATAAACTCAAGCTCAAAACAGGTGTGCCAATTATGCTCTTGAGAAATATTGATCAAGCAAAAGGTCTTTGCAATGGCACAAGATTGCAAGTCAACCATTTGGGTAAAAATGTAATCTCTGCAACTGTAATTACTGGAAAAAACATTGGTGACAAAATTTTTATTCCAAGAATGGATTTAGTGCCATCTGATTCAGGATTGCCTTTCAAATTCCAAAGAATACAGTTCCCAATTTCATTATGCTTTGCAATGACAATTAACAAAAGTCAAGGACAAACACTTTCTAGAGTGGGACTTTATCTTCCACAACCTGTATTCACACATGGCCAACTATATGTTGCTATTTCTAGAGTGAAAACCAAGAGAggattgaaaatacttatattggatgaaaatggaaatatcacaaacacaactaaaaatgttgtctacaaagaaatttttgaaactctttga